The DNA segment TATATTAATTTGTGTATATTAATGTAACTGACCTGTCAGACCtgcactattaatattattatatattaatgtttatatatTGAACAATCATTGATAGAAAAGCAACAAGGTAGAAAGAAGTTAATAATTGATAgttataatgtaataaatgtttatctgtgtgagtgtaatattaataataatatatttagtaggggtgggcaatattgccctaaaataataatagtatcacaatatttcatggtatttttttatgataacgctactcttggtgatatgacaaaacactgaattaaaataaaaattatttcaaaaatacaccactgcaacaaaatgaaaattaaatgttgttattgcatataatatgatatgatatggtacacctctaataactgagatattaaaaaatacaataattttatcagatttacagtaacagaagtcaatgatccagaattattagtcatgatactactactactactactaataataataataataataataataataataatactgcactccatatatctccatatatccaggattaaagtaaaataaatgatactgtacagatataatctgtctctagtagatatataatgggaaattaagagaacagtgtaaatttttcttttgataaaaacagtaaaaaagtagaacctgatgtgataattaggggtggtgatatggtgttcctcctatcactactaggtgtGACCGACTGTCATATTTCACACCGTAATTCACTGGTTTAAAACACAGCATCTTTCctgctgagttcagaaggtagattattattattattattattatttatactgaTGATACATAGATTAAATCTTAACACTCCCAGCTCAGCTGCTGATGACTGGATTTCCACCATTAAAGCACTTGACCCTTtttctgttgtgattaatctgatgattttttttcacTGGTAAAACATCTAAATCCTGTGATCTCAGTCTGATTGATCTTCTGAGATTTACTCAGATCTGTTTTATGAGTAAATCTGAGTGACTGTGTCACATCCTCTGCAGTAATAGGGGGGAGGGGTTCAATATGACTGACTATTATACACAAAAATCTAATATATGTATATTCcatccttttctggggtggtcctgatgagtgccagtttcgtcattacaatgtttttaatggtctttgtaaTTAGGATTAATAATCACAAATCATAGGAAACTTTAaacaaattaatgtaaaatataaaactgtataaaaatattctggtttgtttgacacgttttgcttactaaataattccacatgtttgactttagtattaatctacaatgtagaacattttaaaataatgaaaaaataaaaaactcagaatttaaggtgtgtacaAACATATGATtggtatatatttgtgtatatatatatatattgtatatatttcatCAGATCTAGAGTAACTTTAGTAAATTTAGCTGCATTTTAGCTGAATGTTTGAGTCCAAACACTGAAATATTGGACTGCAGATGTGTTTGGATAAGAGAGCTTTATCCCAAAATTAaggaatgtttaaaaaacaagaacaaaatcagaagaataagaagaaaagTAAGTTTCAGGCCAAATTAATACCTAAACTGATTGATGTGTattctattaataataattaaatcaataatataatgtaataaactaatgtaaataaaagttaaattggGGTAAAGTCAGGTCAGTAAGGTATTTATCTGTATCTGTGTAGTTTACTGACTGAAGCAACACTAAACACTCATCAACTTGTGTTTTTATTGCTACTGACGTTCACTCTCTGAGAGGATTACGCAACCCTATATCCGACACCTTtaatctgtgtgtgggtgtgtgtgagtgtgtgtgtgtgtgtgtgtgtatgtgtgtgtgtgtgtgtgtgggcaggatTGGTATGAGGATGAGGGAGTTTCTAGGTTTTCCACTTTTTCCTCACTTCAGTTTCAGCCTGAAAAATTCAAgttcaaaagtattgggacgcttATTAATTCCTAttcatttcttctgaaattaagattATTAAAAGAGTAACAAAGtgctcataaagttttaagagttcagaaatcagtatttggtggaataaccctggttggtttttaatcacagtttttttttcatgcatcttggcatcatgttctcctccaccagtcttacacactgcttttggataactttatgctgctttactcctggtgtaaaaattcaagcagttcagtttggtggtttgatggtttgtgatcatccatcttcctcttgattatattccagaggttttttaaattggtaaaatcaaagaaatatatatatacagtttctgCACTGCAGTTAACAGATAAATGAGCTAGTAAACATTGTATATGTGTGGATTTCTCGTCTTTTTTTGGACAAAACGCTCATATATTGAAGACTATAATCTGAGAAAGTGTGTTAAAGGAGGGAGATTCTGTAGTTTGAGATGGTAAATATCTGCAGGATATTCTGTAATACCTAGTAATTATACAGTACATGTATAATTACACTGTAATTATAGTATATTAATTGTCTGTAGGTGTTTTCAGGCCACAGCAGCTGGTTTACGGGACAGGAAGTTCCAGGTGTGGATCAGGTATCGTGATTTAATCTCTATTATCTGTAACCGGGTCAGAACCTGCAGAACTGCACTGCTGTGTTAATTATCAGAGTTTTAGACTAAAACGATAGTAGTGATAATCACAGTTAATCCTATTTTTTCCTATTTAACAATGAAACTTTTAATAACTGATGTTTTCATGTAAAATTAAAGAATGGTGTAAATTTTGACTAAAAACtgaagttttagatttaaataatactaaacaaacagcaaaactttgattgtagatatataaaattatattatatagatccaAAACTgttctgttttgtatttttcctGCTCTAACTCTGTATTTCTATCTTTTAGAGTACCTGTTTctgttttcctagccatgtgccCCCTCCTTACCTCTGTGTTATCCTTGTCTCCGCCTCTGTTTCAGTgctctgccccctcgttacctgaccccaggtgtttcctgtttactTACCTGTATATAACCCCTTTGTTTTTTATAAACACTAATTACTACTGGTTTACACTATATTAAAGATTTTTTAGAGTTATCATATGTGCCattcaaaatgtatttatatatattatgaagCTGCAGTTTTACCGTGTAGTAGTGAAGTAATTATAGATCTGTAATTGGAGTTTTTAATAATCTCAGAATTACAGTGTAGCATTCCAGGCTGAGCTGCGAGGCTGTATTTCTACAGAGCTGTTTGTTTTCCTCGTCTTGCATCACTGAAAAGAGGAAGGTTTTACAAAACCCTCAAAGTTTGATGGACTCTCCGAATCCCAGTTACAGCGAATAAAGACTGTAATTCAGCGCTTTCCCTGATTTATGAAAGTTTGGTTTTCGTGAGAAAGTAAAGAGAAATCAAATGAAAGTGTATGTCACGTACTGAAATCACAATCTAAACTCTACACACTGCAGTAAAACACACTgatcactacacacactcacacacactcacactcacacacacacattatcaaaCTATATTAggtaatataaaaacatatactgTAACACAAAAAAGTATATATGTTATGTAGGAGATACAGTAAATTCACACAATATATAAAAGAAGAATTATAACAGTGTGTCAAACTCATAAACAGAAACAGGAAAAGCTACAAAATCAAACATGCATACAAACACAAGAATAATGCAGGTAAAAACTTctcatttaaaaaatagaaatgcaaaaaaaaagaataaaagatgaggcatgtaaaaatacataataaaagcaTATCAAAATATCAGTATCATGATGagcaaggtaaaataaaaaaaaggatttcaaataaatataaatgaacagCTTAAATCTTTAAACCTCTCTGCTAAAGAAgtttgaaataaaaatgtaaaaaaaaaaatatatgtataatcagatatctatacatatataaaagatgcagagctttcagacctcaaataatgcaaagaaaacaaacaagttcatattcataaagttttaagagttcagaaataatcaatatttggtggaataactctggttggtttttaatcacagttttaatttcatgcatcttggcatcatgttctcctccaccagtcttacacactgcttttggataactttatgctgctttactcctggtgcaaaaattcaagcagttcagtttggtggtttgatggtttgtgatcatccatcttcctcttgattaaattccagaggtttttaatttgagtaaatcaaagaaaatgaatttagGTATATCTAAATGTGCtaacagtgtaaaaatattaaatgtaaatattgttgGGTGTTGAGTTGTGAGGAGATTCAGGTAATTTAACAATAAAaccctgtttattattttaatatctgcAGTAAAGTAAAGCAGATACACTCTCTACAATAAACAGGATCTGGCCCCAAGCCAACTGACAGCAGCAGATCTGCCTCAGAGTCGAGTGACGTAAAGTCTATACCCAAGATTACGCAAAAAGAAATTCCCAGTCCAGCCTTATAAATACTGCAGCTCCTCCACAGCACTACATCAGCTCTACCAGCTCCTCCAGAGCACTACAACAGCTCTACCCCAGCTTCACCAGCTCCACCAGAACTACAACAACTCCAAcagctcctccagctcctccgcAGCACTTCACAAGCTTCACCAGCCTTACCAGCACTACAACAACTCCTCCAGCTCCATCAGCTTCAACAGCTCTACTGAACACTTCTCACCactttctttatttactttattcagTATTAACATAGAGATGGAAGACGCCCGCATGCTGCTGCTGGAATGGTGAGAATTTAATTCTGATCTGATCTGTGTGGTTTATGTTTCTGTGGTTTATGTTTCTGTGGTTTATGTTTCTGTGGTTTATGTTTCTGTGGTTTATGTTTCTGTGGTTTATGGGATGGTTGATGTGATTTCCTCTGttctctgcagctcctctgagAGCGACAGCACGTTCGAGTCTGATGAGATGGATTTTGATGAACTGGACTGTTCTGACCCGCTGGCCATGGTGAGCAATTAACTCATTACATACAGAACCAGTTCATTCAATtctttatctgtatttgtatttatattgtgTTCTAAATGTATATTTGTAGTATATTGTAGAATAATAAACAGCAgcatcttgcttagatgacagttttgcatattttctcaagagttaattacttgagtttcttgtctcttaatgttgatgtttgagagcatcagttaaagtaaagtagtgaagaggtagagttacaggtatacagtgaatagtgaatatttgagtaatgttcgaatccagattatgagaagaataaataaagaaaaaaaatactttaccaTGTATAGTTTACTGTTTAACGTGTTAGCATGTGTAGTTGACAGTTTAGTGTGTAAGCGTGTATAGTTAATGGTTTAGCATGCTACCATGTGTAGTTGACcgcttagcatgttagcatgtgtaGTTGATGGTTTAGCGTGTTAGCCGTTagcgtgctctctctctgacGCTGTGCTGGTGTTTGTTTGCAGAGCGGCCGGTGTGATCTCCACCGAGGGCTCCGGATCGAGATTTCCCAGCATCCTCACAGCATGAGGAAGGTGGCGAACATCGTGATTGGCCTGCAGAGGCTGCAGAAGTTCCGACACGCTGAGAAAGTGTCTCGATCCACGGAGTTCACCGAGCACGAGCTGCTCAACATCATCCTGGAGAGCGTGGTGGAAGGTGAGTGATATCAGGACGCCGTTAGAGTGCCGAGAAAGACCCGGTCCGGATCTGCTGGACCGTGCAGGTGTTCTGGAAGGTTCTCGTGACGATGACCTTTCACCTGTTCTTCACACAGAGACGGTGGTGATGCGGCTGAGCTGTGATTCGCCGGTGACGTACAGTAAGCAGGATAAGGAGCTGCAGTGCACCGTGTGTGATAACCTGCAGAAGAGGCTGGTGCACAGCGAGGGAGACCCCTACCTGCTGGCCGTCACCCTGaagggaggaaaccagagtcagAGCGGTAAGTCCCGCAGATCaccacatatttacatatttacatcacCATCGGGCGGTTATCTCAGTTTCACCAGAAAAGAGTTTTATCTCTATTAATGGAGAGTGATAAAAACACTGGAAgtaccaaaaaaaatcttataaacaGTTTGTCTTTGGCTCattctggctactgcgcttgcgcagatctccatatcACAAGCATAagtagcaagctgattggctctctcTGTTAAAGTTTGGGACTTTATCTGTAAATAGATGCCATGTTGAGCCCTAACAGAACTCCTAGTCATATTTCATCCCTTGGCTGCACTCCTCATTAATAACATCTCTGATCTTTAACAGCTTAATCATTTCATTCAATTTAATCAATTGAAATAGTGTTGAAGCAGAATACATAACCTTACACATTAACCTtaaattttgacctaaatcaCATCACATTAAGTAGCTCACAGTTTTCGCAACATTAGAGGttatttaatagtttatattatattttttaataaaactgaATTATTAATTCTATGTAAAtaactgtaatttttttccaacagTTCGCATGAACCTGTCGACCTATGCCTCCCCGTCCTGCAACTCCACAAAGGGTCAGCCGGTGTGTTTGGGAATCGCTAAGAGTAACCTGTACCTGTCCTGTACTGAGTCTGATTCTGGATCCCCTCACCTGAGCCTGGAGGTGAGCACACCTGACCATTCCACACAAACCCAAAGAACATTTAATCAAATCAAAgttaatttaacccttgtgttcaGCTGTTTTAAGTTGAAGCCAATCAATTACTGTAACTGCTGTATCATTAAGACCTACCACTCCTTGTTTAGCTAACTATTCAGTTCTAACGGTTATGAAATGCACTCTGGATGGGCAAAAAAACGTCAAAGTCGTCTATTTGTTAAGTTTGTATTGGTAAAAAGTGACAAAGTTGCCGCTAGTGTGAATCTTCTTGTAATAAATTATGATTTAGGGCCTCTAAATCAAGAAATGTCGATAATGTGTCTTAATATTTGAGTTCACTGCTGTGttctttcaattcaattcaattcaattttatttctatagcgctttttacaacaaaggttgtcacaaagccgctttacaggaaaaacaggtccacgcctcttatgagcagcaccacagagatgctgattttatggtgacacagtggcaaaaaaactccctttaagaggaagaaaccttggaaggaaccaagactcagtccgaggaacccatcctactcgggtcgacccgctcagtacaaacaaacaacaaacaaataacagaacaaaacagtacagagaattaatgtgaactatggctaatataacaggtactaatttatgaatataagaatgtgatgggcacaaactatagagctatggctaatacagaaacagatactgagtgtgttaatggtaatcagtgcagggctgcagagccggagaacaacacaacgggcagtggagagccaggctgggaacagtTCTGTGTTGAATTGTGTCCATATAGAAAAATTACCAGAACAGTTTCCCtccaatataataataatcagaacttTTAGCTTTTGCAGTGGAAAAAAGGCTTTATATTGCTTTCAGGTCCTTTTTAGAACCTCTAGAACCTGAAAAGCCTACAGAACTTTAAGAGACACTTTAAGGGTTAATTCCCCGGTCCGGTTAATCTGTAATCAGAGGGTTAATAATAACAagtctttatctctgttttaggAGGTGAAGAATAAAGAGGAGCTGAAGATGATCCGGGGGGAAGACGGGCTGAAGCGCTTCCTCTTCCTCCGCAGCATTAAGGGCGGCTCGGTCAACACCTTCGAGTCGGCCCGGTTCCCCGGCTGGTTCATCAGCACGGCTACGGAGGACTACCAGCCCGTGGAGATGTGCGCCGAGGCCGACACCAGCCGCCAGCGGGTCTTCACGCTGCTGCCCTGAGCGCTCGAGTGAGCGGCGGTACCGGTTCCAGAGAGTATGGTAGTATGTACCGAGTACAGTTCTTACTCTGGAGACCGGCGCCGCGGAGCTCCCGGATCAGTTAGAGATTCTCACCCGAGAAGTAACGTTACTTCAGTTATAAGTGTAGGCCGAAATTCGGCCACTTTAaacgtattttattatatattgatatatttttaaaagaaattaatttaaaaagcaatgtatttacatttgctgtgttattaatttgtttaatttatacacTATTTATGTGTGTTCATTCACTTGTGTATTATTGTGAATTTatgatgtatttttattgtattaaaattttaaaaatctcATTTTGTTTGCACAGTATTTTATTAGTAATTAAACAACAACACAAAGGATCAAACAACACTTAAATTTCCAGCAGTGTAAAGAGATTTAAAATTAGTTCTGATTATATTTGGACTGCAGAACAAATAATGTGATTATCAGAtgatcagagtgtgattatcaaATGACTCCAACAGATCTGAATATaacagccagaaggtaacatagagcTGTATAGTAGGTCAGTATATTAGGGTGTACAGTAAAGGCATGTTCTTTTATACTGATTTGGATTCTGTTGGCAATtctataaattaatacattaaaatatatatataaatgggttacatttacatatttaacGTTCACAGTATCTATTTTACAGTGCCAATCAAAGTctggacatgaaaaaaaaatagcttttaattTTTAGAAGTATTTTCATTTAATCATTTCAGATCTTAATTTCATACTGAGAGTGGAATATTCTATGCTGTTCTTTATTCAGTTCCAGGGTAGAttaatctaagaattaatttgtataatttataaaatgtattaaaaattatacaaattataatCATGTCATCAAATCATTTCTAATGGTTGAAAATTATTGACCAGGAAACAACAGGTGTACAAAAATGTATCAAACACACCAAATCATATAATAATGTCCACTgccttaaaaaatgttattttcccAACTGAAgtaattttttggtccaaaatttctttTGAGTTCTTTTTCAGTGTACAGTTGgagataattttttttgtaaaattaaaagatttttgaACACAgatcaatcaataaaaaataaatcaatcaataaatacatatatgagTTAATAATATGAATATGGAAATATGGAAAAAGATTCCTGATATAATTTTAAGTATgtacaaaatgtttttattaatttatttattcatacatacaattatttatgcatgtatttatttattaattcatttatatgtgcatttatttatttatttatttatttatttatttttcatcctCCATACAAGTCAATGTACTCCATTTCAgtgttaataaattaaatagtttgagCTTAAATTAAACAATGAATGAGGTTCAGACTCGTTAAGTAAACAGGATTTAAGCAAATTTATACGTGCATTTTTTATTGTAACAGttcacaataaataataaacattaatggTAATGagactaataataaaatgtaactggctgtgcaaaattggggagaaaaagtgaaaaataataaaaattatatttaaaaaaaagaagattaaTAAGAACAATAGGTTGGCAGTGTGAAGTCAGACTAATCAGTAAAGGAAGCCGGGGCGTATTGTtagatgattttttatttatttttttgttggtgCTGAATTCGAGGTGTACTTGAGATACGTGAGAGACGTGAGAGACgtgagcttctgctgctctcagAATAAAAACAGAAGTGCTGGACGACGGATGTTTATTAAAGTGTATCAGAGAGCAGAACCAGACTAACTCTGAAATCTTTACTTTAACCTCAATAATCAACATCTAAAACCAAAACTGCTACTGTTTACTGTACTTACTGACACGCCAAATGTcacgggacagcagtatgtacattgatcataaagtgtttcCTCAGGGGACAGATTTGGGAACACCTGAGATTGATTGTGATGatgccaggtgaattatgggagttgtagtgagggctgattgatagtgtgtgcaggtgaattatgggagttgtagtgagggctgattgatagtgtgtgcaggtgaattatgggagttgtagtgagggctgattgatagtgggtgcaggtgaattatgggagttgtagtgagggtctgataatagtgggtgcaggtgaattatgggagttgtagtgagggtctgataatagtgggtgcaggtgaattatgggagttgtagtgagggctgattgatagtgggtgcaggtgaattatgggagttgtagtgagggctgattgatagtgggtgcaggtgaattatgggagttgtagtgagggctgattgatagtgggtgcaggtgatttatgggagttgtagtaagggctgatagtgggtggagCAAACAATTGGGACACCTACAGGAGCTTTTATGACATTCCATTCTAAACCCATAGCTTTTAATATGGAGTTGGTCTCCCTTTCACATGATTTCATATTTTAAGGATCCAACTGGAGACTGGTTACAAAAAAATAAGCACATAAGATATCTATGAACATCTATTTTATTAACTTTGTGGAGGTACGGGTGTTTTTATTCTAAAGTAAGATGCTACTTTTTACCATTTTCACTGTTGACCATCAGCAGTCAGATAATTAGTTCCAAATATCACAGCAAAATAAAACTCTTGTGGATAAAAATATGATTGATCAAACATCTCAACAAGTTTAATGAGTGAGAGATGAGTCCTAATACTTTAGTCAATATGGTGCATTCCCAAAGCATTACCTAAAAATAGACAAAGCCAATATGGGCTTGAACAAAGTGATTTTCCTCAaggggaaaaaacaaaaatagaaaaaaaggaaaattaaaaaatgaataaataatggaATGATGTAACACTAgagaaaactgaataaaatgagTATTATAATATGATAGTGTGCACTGAAGTGAAGGTATGAATGATATGAACAGGTTTGTGTGCTGTTTCGTGAAGTTAAGCCTATAGTAAAACTAGCCCTGTCATGATCTGGATTAATCACATCATATGTTTCCTGATTCAGTTTCAGTACAGAATTTCAATATTAATGACAAATGCCATTGTTTTCACCCCCCACCCCCAGATCAGACATCAAAGAGAATAAAAGGAAGGAAGAGTTGCGTGACTGAGATAAAAGCAGAACCTGAAAAAAAATCTTCCCTCCGTTTTCCTCTAAAAACCATATTTGGTCAGTCTGACTTCATAAAGCTTCTGCCCAAAAATAACTCATGATATTGATATCTGATACTGATTTAAACTGATTCGATtaagaaattataataaaaacacataattaatgaggtttacagtgtaaactagagagtgcagttaaacacaggctcatatatgttttatttgcatgggaatctttttttcatttgtatgtatttatatggTGAAAGTGTTGGCTGCAAATAgctggttgataaggtgttgctctggTTAGTATacttgttggttgctaaggtgtttgtcACATCCTGAgcctgttctgtctctgtgttttactTGTCTCAGCCCATGTCTACCATGTTTTCACCTGtggttcatttgtagctccgcccccttgttacctttgcctggtgttccctgtttccttccCTCTTTGCGTGTGTATTTATACCTGTTTCCTGGGTCAGTtcttgtacgttttttttttaacgtcTGTTTGGTTGATGGTTTTCCTTAGTTCCTAGTCTCTGTTTATTTATCGTTTCTATGTTTTTCTATGTTTATCtcgttttatttttgtttggttattgttttttttttgttttgtaataaacATACTCGCATATATTTGCGTCTTTCTCCGCAGCCTCTCCTTTCTCCTGCTGCTCAACCTGACAGAGCTaataggtggtttctatggtgctgTTAGGTGGTTGCAGTTATAATATGCTGAAAAAATTATAGGcttaactttttatattttacaaaaacaatCCATATGTGTGGA comes from the Astyanax mexicanus isolate ESR-SI-001 chromosome 20, AstMex3_surface, whole genome shotgun sequence genome and includes:
- the LOC111194997 gene encoding interleukin-1 beta-like; this translates as MEDARMLLLECSSESDSTFESDEMDFDELDCSDPLAMSGRCDLHRGLRIEISQHPHSMRKVANIVIGLQRLQKFRHAEKVSRSTEFTEHELLNIILESVVEETVVMRLSCDSPVTYSKQDKELQCTVCDNLQKRLVHSEGDPYLLAVTLKGGNQSQSVRMNLSTYASPSCNSTKGQPVCLGIAKSNLYLSCTESDSGSPHLSLEEVKNKEELKMIRGEDGLKRFLFLRSIKGGSVNTFESARFPGWFISTATEDYQPVEMCAEADTSRQRVFTLLP